In the genome of Cronobacter malonaticus LMG 23826, one region contains:
- a CDS encoding LysR family transcriptional regulator, with product MDKIHAMRLFVRVAELESFTRAAETLSLPKGSVSRQVQALESALGTRLLHRTTRRVHLTQDGQVYYERARDLLANLDELDGLFLHDPASVSGRLRVDMPVAVAQNVVIPRLPEFLHHYPGIALELSSSDRLVDVVREGFDCVVRVGQLKDSGLVARPLGKLSQVNCASPDYLARFGTPETLDDLASHALVHYTPTLGTRPAGFEIGRESGSEWIQTGGVLTVNSTETYQAACFAGLGIIQVPRIGVREALRSGKLVEVLPQYRAAPMPVSLIYPHRRHLSRRVHLFMEWLASVMKGYVD from the coding sequence ATGGATAAAATTCACGCAATGCGTTTATTCGTGCGAGTGGCGGAGCTGGAGAGCTTTACTCGCGCCGCCGAGACGCTGAGCCTGCCGAAAGGCAGCGTGTCGCGGCAGGTGCAGGCGTTGGAGAGCGCGCTCGGCACGCGCCTGCTGCACCGCACGACGCGACGGGTACATCTCACCCAGGACGGCCAGGTCTATTACGAGCGCGCGCGCGATCTGCTCGCGAATCTCGATGAACTGGACGGCTTGTTTCTGCACGATCCGGCGAGCGTCAGCGGGCGTTTACGTGTCGATATGCCGGTGGCGGTGGCGCAAAACGTGGTGATCCCGCGTCTTCCGGAATTTCTTCACCACTACCCTGGCATTGCGCTTGAGCTGAGCAGCAGCGACCGGCTGGTGGATGTGGTGCGCGAGGGTTTCGACTGCGTGGTACGCGTCGGCCAGTTGAAAGATTCCGGGCTGGTGGCGCGCCCGCTTGGCAAATTAAGCCAGGTCAACTGTGCCAGCCCGGATTATCTGGCGCGCTTCGGCACGCCTGAAACGCTCGACGATCTCGCCTCGCACGCGCTGGTGCATTACACCCCGACGCTTGGCACGCGTCCGGCGGGCTTTGAAATCGGGCGTGAGAGCGGTAGTGAGTGGATACAAACCGGTGGCGTATTGACGGTCAACAGCACCGAAACCTACCAGGCCGCCTGCTTCGCCGGGCTGGGGATTATTCAGGTGCCGCGCATCGGCGTGCGGGAAGCGCTGCGCAGCGGCAAACTCGTGGAGGTACTGCCGCAATACCGCGCCGCGCCAATGCCGGTGTCGCTGATTTACCCGCACCGTCGGCACCTTTCACGGCGCGTCCATCTGTTTATGGAGTGGCTGGCGTCGGTGATGAAAGGTTACGTTGACTAG
- a CDS encoding SDR family NAD(P)-dependent oxidoreductase produces the protein MTQRIAIITGGSRGLGKNAALKLAERGIGILLTYQSRREDAEAVVREIEQKGVKAAALALNVADSASFPAFVAQVKAQLQQTWQRESFDYLINNAGVGIYAPFGEFSEAQFDELVNIHFKGPFFLTQQLLPLINNGGRILNVSSGLTRFALPGYSAYASMKGAMEVLTRYQAKELGSRNIAVNIIAPGAIETDFGGGRVRDNEELNRFIASQTALGRVGLPDDIGAAIAAIIGDELGWMNAQRIEVSGGMFL, from the coding sequence ATGACGCAACGTATCGCAATCATCACCGGTGGCAGCCGCGGACTTGGTAAAAACGCGGCGCTGAAGCTCGCAGAGCGTGGAATTGGCATTTTGTTGACGTACCAGAGTCGGCGGGAAGATGCCGAGGCCGTGGTGCGTGAAATTGAACAAAAAGGCGTGAAAGCGGCAGCACTGGCGCTGAACGTCGCCGATAGCGCGTCCTTCCCGGCATTTGTTGCACAGGTGAAGGCGCAACTGCAACAGACCTGGCAGCGCGAGAGTTTTGATTATTTAATCAACAACGCGGGTGTCGGGATTTATGCGCCGTTTGGCGAGTTCAGCGAGGCGCAGTTTGACGAGTTAGTGAACATTCACTTCAAGGGGCCGTTCTTTCTGACGCAGCAACTGCTGCCGCTGATTAACAACGGTGGACGCATCCTGAACGTCTCCAGCGGGCTGACGCGCTTTGCGCTGCCTGGCTATTCCGCGTATGCCTCAATGAAAGGCGCAATGGAGGTGCTGACGCGCTATCAGGCCAAAGAACTCGGCAGTCGCAATATCGCGGTGAATATCATCGCGCCAGGCGCGATTGAAACGGACTTCGGCGGCGGACGGGTGCGCGATAATGAGGAGCTGAACCGCTTTATCGCCTCGCAAACGGCGCTCGGTCGTGTGGGGCTGCCGGATGATATCGGCGCGGCGATTGCGGCCATTATCGGCGATGAGCTTGGCTGGATGAACGCGCAGCGGATTGAAGTTTCCGGTGGGATGTTCCTGTAA
- a CDS encoding YdeI family stress tolerance OB fold protein has product MKKTVIIATLSALLALPALAEEKGGFKNDEAPPPPHQLKEGYRGITDARSIDVKQAKEMHDGASVTLRGYLIKKKGDDVYQFRDKGGDIDVMIPHAVFQGKEVSPDELVGISGTLDKKQQPYRIRVTHFQKE; this is encoded by the coding sequence ATGAAAAAAACAGTGATTATCGCCACGCTTTCCGCGTTACTGGCGCTGCCTGCACTGGCAGAAGAAAAAGGCGGTTTTAAAAACGATGAAGCCCCGCCGCCGCCGCACCAGCTTAAAGAGGGCTACCGCGGCATCACGGACGCCCGCTCGATCGACGTGAAGCAGGCAAAAGAGATGCACGATGGCGCCTCCGTAACCCTGCGCGGCTACCTGATTAAAAAGAAAGGCGATGACGTCTATCAGTTCCGCGATAAAGGCGGCGATATCGACGTCATGATCCCGCACGCGGTCTTTCAGGGTAAAGAGGTCAGCCCGGATGAACTGGTGGGCATCAGCGGTACGCTTGATAAAAAACAGCAGCCGTACCGCATTCGCGTGACGCACTTCCAGAAAGAGTAA
- a CDS encoding GNAT family N-acetyltransferase: MHPDTPFNDALLTFDSAHLVYRPLSPDDWPFFLSLQRDDNVMRFVADPRSDAQRMQDFTSRLPPWTPASARWLCLLISEKHSGKAVGVTGFVMRGEGIAEVGFLLASAFQGRGYGYESLRAICRLAFEGCGLRRLVATVTGGNIASKKTLEKAGFLQEGTLRESYFLGGRWHDDWLFGLLARDYSVES, from the coding sequence ATGCACCCTGACACGCCTTTTAACGACGCCCTGCTGACGTTTGACTCTGCCCATCTCGTCTACCGGCCCCTCTCGCCCGACGACTGGCCGTTCTTTTTAAGCCTGCAACGTGACGACAATGTGATGCGCTTTGTGGCCGACCCACGCTCTGACGCGCAGAGAATGCAGGATTTCACGTCGCGCCTGCCGCCCTGGACGCCCGCAAGCGCCCGCTGGCTCTGTTTGCTGATTAGCGAAAAGCACAGCGGCAAGGCAGTGGGTGTAACGGGCTTTGTGATGCGTGGTGAAGGGATTGCTGAAGTCGGGTTTCTGCTGGCGAGCGCCTTTCAGGGGCGGGGTTACGGCTATGAATCGCTGCGCGCCATCTGCCGCCTCGCCTTTGAGGGTTGCGGCCTGCGGCGTCTGGTGGCGACCGTCACCGGCGGCAATATCGCCTCGAAGAAGACGCTGGAAAAAGCGGGATTTCTTCAGGAGGGCACGCTGCGGGAAAGTTACTTTCTCGGCGGACGCTGGCATGACGACTGGCTGTTTGGCCTGCTGGCACGCGACTATTCAGTGGAGAGTTAA
- a CDS encoding STY4199 family HEPN domain-containing protein produces MARSTQPLVRETFETALTVIRQASVEILVLLGVNVAEGKDPQWFLQQLDQARLNLGNWATVARRLNLNDADMSQFTLQLRHLQQLVPQYESGQDVTENQLLAALRFVTCLEKVRNQQPKLGYSTEMNVDNAQMQPDALRQLRALDFTLRGMVREAWPDEQQRVNQLKQLCGGDKVRRWLKMGDKGDILSGMLFSELAMLVVDKKLFARHYDKLFQGATSLTLFVEPRKTLQTLLDDIREIRNVAALGKPLSGAQEVMLDNYFNAISAPLHKACGEGRTRVNPAALMKADDAQLKAFIDHTAKKNSVVGGDIFEVRDAIESPSRRQDGKKQETRQLVMGAVWGAVGLGAIAMVVGALFIVSDTLKPPSAEEVTAPVATAMAAEPETNDDSPRHKLSKMGITWDEENLRAAIDRDDKLVTRLFLEAGMNWKVAWTEQALAKNHEETLETLLRYRLQMDEKKPCRRMITTLSHALSQGEKMTSMRKEYLQTFCTVPAVVERQKHELEQAQLRAQANPNEETKKWVNIRETIYQTIR; encoded by the coding sequence ATGGCCCGCTCCACACAGCCTCTGGTAAGAGAAACATTTGAAACTGCGCTCACGGTGATCCGTCAGGCGTCGGTTGAAATTCTGGTTTTGCTTGGCGTTAACGTTGCGGAGGGCAAAGATCCGCAATGGTTTTTACAACAGCTCGACCAGGCGCGTCTCAATCTCGGCAACTGGGCGACGGTCGCCCGCCGGCTGAACCTTAACGACGCCGATATGTCGCAGTTCACGTTGCAGCTGCGCCATTTACAACAGCTGGTGCCGCAGTATGAGAGCGGCCAGGATGTGACGGAGAACCAGCTTCTCGCGGCGCTGCGTTTTGTGACCTGCCTTGAGAAGGTGCGCAACCAGCAGCCGAAACTGGGCTACTCCACCGAGATGAACGTCGATAACGCGCAGATGCAGCCCGATGCGCTGCGCCAGCTGCGCGCGCTCGATTTCACCCTGCGCGGCATGGTGCGCGAAGCCTGGCCGGACGAACAGCAGCGCGTCAATCAGCTCAAACAGCTGTGCGGCGGCGATAAAGTACGCCGCTGGCTGAAAATGGGCGATAAGGGCGACATCCTGAGCGGCATGTTATTCAGCGAGCTGGCGATGCTGGTGGTGGATAAAAAGCTCTTTGCCCGCCATTACGACAAACTCTTCCAGGGCGCGACCTCGCTGACGCTGTTCGTCGAGCCGCGCAAAACGCTGCAAACCTTGCTGGATGATATCCGCGAAATCCGCAACGTCGCCGCGCTCGGTAAACCGCTTTCCGGCGCGCAGGAAGTGATGCTGGATAACTATTTCAACGCCATCAGCGCTCCGCTGCATAAAGCCTGTGGCGAAGGGCGTACGCGCGTGAACCCGGCCGCGCTGATGAAGGCTGACGATGCGCAGTTAAAAGCGTTTATCGATCATACCGCGAAGAAAAACAGCGTGGTCGGCGGGGATATTTTTGAGGTGCGCGATGCCATCGAAAGCCCGAGCCGTCGCCAGGACGGGAAAAAGCAGGAGACGCGCCAGCTGGTGATGGGCGCGGTCTGGGGCGCAGTAGGCCTTGGCGCTATCGCGATGGTGGTCGGCGCGCTGTTTATCGTAAGCGATACGCTTAAACCACCGTCGGCAGAAGAAGTGACCGCGCCTGTCGCGACCGCGATGGCCGCAGAGCCTGAGACCAACGACGACAGCCCGCGTCATAAGCTCAGCAAAATGGGCATTACGTGGGATGAAGAGAACCTGCGTGCGGCTATCGATCGCGATGACAAACTGGTCACGCGCCTCTTTCTCGAGGCCGGAATGAACTGGAAAGTGGCCTGGACCGAGCAGGCGCTCGCGAAAAATCATGAAGAAACGCTGGAAACGCTGCTGCGCTATCGCCTCCAGATGGATGAGAAAAAACCGTGCCGCCGGATGATCACGACGTTAAGCCACGCGCTGTCGCAGGGCGAGAAAATGACGTCCATGCGTAAAGAGTATCTGCAGACGTTTTGCACCGTGCCCGCGGTCGTGGAGCGCCAGAAGCATGAGCTTGAGCAGGCGCAGCTGCGCGCGCAGGCGAACCCGAATGAGGAAACGAAGAAGTGGGTTAACATTCGCGAGACGATTTACCAGACGATCCGGTAA
- the gorA gene encoding glutathione-disulfide reductase, which produces MTRHYDYLAIGGGSGGIASVNRAAMYGQKCALIEAKALGGTCVNVGCVPKKIMWHAAQIAEAIHLYGPDYGFDTTVNHFDWQKLVASRTAYIDRIHTSYDNVLGKNNVDVIQGFARFVDAHTVEVNGERITADHILIATGGRPSHPDIPGAEYGIDSDGFFALSAMPQRVAVVGAGYIAVELAGVINALGAKTHLFVRKHAPLRTFDPMLSETLVEVMQAEGPQLHTHATPKAVEKNSDGSLTLHLEDGRSETVDALIWAIGREPETDNFNLAATGVKTDEKGYIVVDKYQNTNVPGIYAVGDNTGAVELTPVAVAAGRRLSERLFNNKPDEHLDYSNIPTVVFSHPPIGTVGLTEPQAREQYGDANVKIYKSSFTAMYTAVTTHRQPCRMKLVCVGPEEKIVGIHGIGFGMDEMLQGFAVALKMGATKKDFDNTVAIHPTAAEEFVTMR; this is translated from the coding sequence ATGACCAGACACTACGACTACCTCGCCATCGGCGGCGGCAGTGGCGGTATCGCTTCTGTCAACCGTGCGGCCATGTACGGCCAGAAATGCGCCCTGATTGAAGCCAAAGCGCTGGGCGGCACCTGCGTCAACGTGGGCTGCGTACCGAAAAAAATCATGTGGCACGCCGCGCAAATCGCCGAGGCGATCCATCTGTACGGCCCGGATTACGGCTTTGACACCACCGTCAATCATTTTGACTGGCAGAAGCTGGTGGCGAGCCGCACCGCCTATATCGACCGCATCCATACCTCGTACGATAACGTGCTCGGCAAAAATAATGTCGATGTGATTCAGGGCTTCGCCCGCTTTGTGGACGCGCACACCGTCGAAGTGAACGGCGAGCGGATCACCGCCGATCACATCCTGATCGCGACCGGCGGACGTCCGAGCCACCCGGATATTCCGGGCGCGGAATACGGTATCGACTCCGACGGCTTCTTCGCGCTGTCGGCGATGCCGCAACGCGTGGCGGTGGTGGGCGCGGGCTATATCGCCGTCGAACTGGCGGGTGTTATCAACGCGCTGGGCGCAAAGACGCACCTGTTTGTGCGTAAACACGCGCCGCTGCGCACGTTCGATCCGATGCTTTCCGAAACGCTGGTGGAAGTGATGCAAGCCGAAGGCCCGCAGCTTCACACGCATGCGACGCCGAAAGCCGTGGAGAAAAACAGCGATGGCAGCCTGACGCTGCACCTGGAAGATGGCCGTTCAGAAACGGTTGACGCGCTGATCTGGGCGATTGGCCGCGAGCCGGAAACCGATAATTTCAACCTGGCGGCAACGGGCGTTAAAACCGATGAAAAAGGCTATATCGTCGTTGATAAATACCAGAATACCAACGTGCCGGGTATTTATGCGGTCGGCGATAATACCGGCGCGGTCGAGCTGACGCCGGTGGCGGTTGCCGCGGGCCGTCGCCTTTCCGAGCGCCTGTTTAACAACAAGCCGGATGAACATCTGGATTACAGCAATATTCCTACCGTGGTATTCAGCCATCCGCCTATCGGCACCGTCGGGCTTACCGAGCCGCAGGCGCGCGAGCAGTATGGCGATGCGAACGTGAAGATCTACAAATCGTCGTTTACCGCGATGTACACCGCTGTCACCACGCACCGCCAGCCGTGCCGCATGAAGCTGGTCTGCGTCGGGCCGGAGGAGAAAATCGTCGGCATTCACGGCATCGGTTTCGGCATGGACGAAATGCTGCAGGGCTTTGCGGTGGCGCTGAAAATGGGCGCGACCAAAAAAGACTTCGACAACACCGTCGCCATCCACCCGACCGCCGCGGAAGAGTTTGTGACGATGCGCTAA
- a CDS encoding 23S rRNA (adenine(2030)-N(6))-methyltransferase RlmJ — MLSYRHSFHAGNHADVLKHTVQSLIIESLKEKEKPFLYLDTHAGAGRYLLSGEHAERTGEYLEGIARIWKRDDLPAELEPYISAVSHFNRSGQLRYYPGSPLIARQLLRPQDSLQLTELHPSDFPLLRGEFQKDERARVERADGYQQLKSKLPPASRRGLILIDPPYEIKTDYQAVVQGISEGYKRFATGVYALWYPVVLRNQIKRMMNDLEATGIRRILQIELAVRPDSDQRGMTASGMIVINPPWKLEQQMATLLPWLHKALVPAGTGHTTLKWVVPE; from the coding sequence ATGCTCAGTTACCGCCACAGCTTCCACGCCGGCAACCACGCCGATGTCCTCAAACACACCGTCCAGAGCCTGATCATTGAATCGCTCAAAGAGAAAGAAAAACCGTTTCTGTATCTGGATACCCACGCGGGTGCCGGGCGCTATCTGCTGAGCGGCGAACACGCCGAGCGCACGGGGGAATATCTGGAAGGCATCGCGCGCATCTGGAAGCGGGACGATCTGCCCGCCGAGCTTGAGCCTTACATCAGCGCCGTGTCGCACTTCAACCGTAGCGGCCAGCTGCGCTACTACCCCGGCTCGCCGCTTATCGCGCGCCAGCTGCTGCGTCCGCAGGACAGCCTGCAACTGACTGAGCTGCACCCGAGCGATTTCCCGCTGCTGCGCGGCGAATTTCAGAAAGATGAACGCGCCCGCGTCGAGCGCGCCGACGGCTATCAGCAGCTGAAATCGAAACTGCCGCCCGCCTCGCGCCGCGGCCTGATCCTTATCGACCCGCCTTATGAAATCAAAACTGACTATCAGGCGGTGGTTCAGGGCATCAGCGAAGGCTACAAACGCTTTGCGACCGGCGTCTACGCGCTCTGGTATCCGGTCGTTTTGCGCAACCAAATCAAGCGTATGATGAACGATCTGGAAGCCACCGGCATTCGCCGCATTCTGCAAATCGAGCTGGCGGTGCGCCCGGACAGCGATCAGCGCGGCATGACCGCCTCGGGCATGATTGTCATCAACCCGCCGTGGAAGCTGGAACAGCAAATGGCGACGCTGTTGCCGTGGCTGCACAAGGCGCTGGTGCCGGCGGGTACCGGCCACACGACGCTGAAATGGGTTGTGCCGGAGTAA
- the prlC gene encoding oligopeptidase A: MTNPLLTPFELPPFSSIKPEHVVPAVTKALEDCRAQVEAVVGRGAPYSWESLCQPLAETDDRLGRIFSPISHLNSVKNSPELREAYEQTLPLLSEYSTWVGQHEGLYQAYRDLRDGENYAKLDTAQKKAVDNALRDFELSGIGLPKEKQKRYGEIAARLSELGSLYSNNVLDATQGWTKLITDESELSGMPESALAAAKAMAEAKEQEGFLLTLDIPNYLPVMTYCDNQALREEMYRAYSTRASDQGPNAGKWDNTPVMEEILALRHELAQLLGFDSYADKSLATKMAENPQQVLDFLTDLAKRARPQGEKELAQLRAFAKEHFSVDELQPWDIAYYSEKQKQHLYSISDEQLRPYFPENKAVNGLFEVVKRIYGISAKERKDIDVWHPDVRFFELYDESGELRGSFYLDLYARENKRGGAWMDDCVGQMRKADGSLQKPVAYLTCNFNRPVSGKPALFTHDEVITLFHEFGHGLHHMLTRIETPGVAGISGVPWDAVELPSQFMENWCWEPEALAFISGHYETGEPLPQELLDKMLAAKNYQAAMFILRQLEFGLFDFRLHAQFSPEQGAKVLETLAEIKKQVAVVPGPSWGRFPHAFSHIFAGGYAAGYYSYLWADVLAADAYSRFEEEGIFNRETGQSFLDNILTRGGSEEPMELFKRFRGREPQLDAMLEHYGIQG, translated from the coding sequence ATGACCAATCCATTACTGACGCCTTTTGAACTGCCGCCGTTTTCCTCCATTAAACCCGAGCACGTGGTGCCTGCCGTTACGAAGGCGCTGGAAGATTGCCGCGCGCAGGTGGAGGCGGTAGTCGGCCGCGGCGCGCCTTACAGCTGGGAATCGCTCTGCCAGCCGCTGGCGGAAACCGACGACCGACTGGGCCGTATTTTCTCGCCGATAAGCCACCTGAACTCCGTAAAAAATAGCCCGGAGCTGCGCGAAGCCTATGAGCAGACGCTGCCGCTGCTCTCGGAATACAGCACCTGGGTGGGCCAGCACGAAGGGCTTTACCAGGCCTACCGCGATTTACGCGATGGCGAGAACTACGCGAAGCTCGACACCGCGCAGAAAAAAGCGGTCGATAACGCGCTGCGCGATTTTGAGCTTTCCGGCATTGGCCTGCCGAAAGAGAAGCAAAAACGCTACGGCGAAATCGCCGCGCGTCTCTCTGAGCTTGGATCGCTCTACAGCAACAACGTGCTGGACGCGACCCAGGGCTGGACGAAGCTGATTACCGATGAATCTGAGCTTTCCGGGATGCCGGAAAGCGCGCTGGCGGCCGCGAAAGCGATGGCCGAAGCCAAAGAGCAGGAGGGCTTCCTGCTGACGCTTGATATCCCAAACTACCTGCCGGTGATGACCTACTGCGACAACCAGGCGCTTCGCGAAGAGATGTACCGCGCCTACAGCACGCGCGCCTCTGACCAGGGGCCGAACGCGGGCAAATGGGACAACACGCCGGTGATGGAAGAGATCCTGGCGCTGCGTCACGAACTGGCGCAACTGCTGGGCTTTGACAGCTACGCAGACAAATCGCTCGCCACCAAAATGGCGGAAAACCCGCAGCAGGTGCTGGATTTCTTAACCGATCTGGCCAAACGCGCCCGCCCGCAGGGTGAAAAAGAGCTCGCCCAGCTGCGCGCCTTCGCCAAAGAACACTTCAGCGTTGACGAGCTGCAACCGTGGGACATTGCGTACTACAGCGAAAAACAGAAGCAGCATCTCTACAGCATCAGCGATGAGCAGCTGCGCCCGTATTTCCCGGAAAACAAAGCGGTTAACGGCCTGTTTGAAGTAGTAAAACGCATTTACGGCATCAGCGCCAAAGAGCGCAAAGATATCGACGTCTGGCACCCGGACGTGCGTTTCTTCGAGCTGTATGACGAGAGCGGCGAACTGCGCGGCAGCTTCTACCTGGACCTCTACGCGCGTGAGAACAAGCGCGGCGGGGCGTGGATGGACGACTGCGTCGGCCAGATGCGTAAAGCGGACGGCTCGCTGCAAAAACCGGTCGCCTACCTCACCTGTAACTTTAACCGTCCGGTGAGCGGCAAACCGGCGCTGTTCACCCATGACGAAGTGATCACGCTGTTCCATGAATTTGGTCACGGCCTGCACCATATGCTGACCCGCATCGAAACCCCAGGGGTGGCGGGTATCAGCGGCGTACCGTGGGATGCCGTCGAGCTGCCGAGCCAGTTTATGGAAAACTGGTGCTGGGAGCCGGAGGCGCTGGCGTTTATCTCCGGCCATTATGAAACCGGCGAGCCGCTGCCGCAGGAGCTGCTGGATAAAATGCTGGCCGCGAAAAACTACCAGGCGGCGATGTTTATCTTGCGCCAGCTGGAGTTCGGCCTGTTCGATTTCCGTCTGCATGCGCAGTTCAGCCCGGAGCAGGGCGCGAAAGTGCTGGAGACGCTCGCCGAGATCAAAAAACAGGTCGCCGTGGTGCCAGGCCCAAGCTGGGGCCGCTTCCCGCACGCGTTCAGCCATATCTTCGCGGGCGGCTACGCGGCGGGCTACTACAGCTACCTGTGGGCCGACGTGCTGGCGGCGGATGCCTATTCCCGTTTCGAAGAAGAGGGGATTTTCAACCGCGAAACCGGCCAGTCGTTCCTCGACAACATCCTGACGCGCGGCGGCTCCGAAGAACCGATGGAGCTGTTCAAACGCTTCCGCGGCCGTGAACCGCAGCTCGACGCGATGCTGGAACACTACGGCATCCAGGGCTGA
- the rsmJ gene encoding 16S rRNA (guanine(1516)-N(2))-methyltransferase RsmJ, translating into MNICLIDETGAGDGALSVLAARWGLTHDADNPMALVMTPAHLELRKRDEPKLGGIFVDFVEGAMAHRRKFGGGRGEAVAKAVGIKGSYLPQVVDATAGLGRDAFVLASVGCHVRMLERNPVVAALLDDGLARGYQDAEIGPWLRERLQLIHASSLTALDAITPRPDVVYLDPMFPHKQKSALVKKEMRVFQSLVGPDLDADGLLAPARRLAIKRVVVKRPDYAPPLGDVATPNAVVTKGHRFDIYTGTPA; encoded by the coding sequence GTGAATATTTGTCTTATTGATGAAACAGGCGCCGGAGACGGCGCCTTATCTGTTCTGGCGGCCCGCTGGGGGCTGACGCACGACGCCGATAACCCGATGGCGCTGGTCATGACACCCGCGCATCTTGAACTGCGCAAGCGCGACGAGCCAAAGCTTGGCGGGATTTTTGTCGATTTCGTCGAGGGCGCGATGGCGCACCGGCGTAAATTCGGTGGCGGTCGCGGCGAGGCGGTGGCGAAAGCCGTTGGCATCAAAGGCAGTTATCTGCCGCAGGTGGTGGACGCCACCGCGGGGCTTGGACGCGACGCGTTCGTGCTGGCGTCGGTGGGGTGTCACGTGCGGATGCTGGAGCGCAACCCGGTTGTCGCAGCGCTGCTGGACGACGGCCTTGCGCGCGGCTATCAGGATGCGGAGATCGGGCCGTGGCTGCGTGAGCGGCTACAGCTCATTCACGCCTCCAGCCTGACGGCGCTCGACGCGATAACCCCGCGCCCGGATGTGGTCTATCTCGATCCGATGTTTCCGCACAAGCAGAAAAGCGCGCTGGTGAAAAAGGAGATGCGGGTGTTTCAGTCGCTGGTGGGGCCGGATCTCGACGCCGACGGGCTGCTGGCGCCGGCCCGCAGGCTCGCCATCAAGCGCGTGGTCGTCAAACGCCCGGACTACGCGCCGCCGCTTGGCGACGTCGCGACGCCAAATGCCGTGGTGACGAAAGGCCACCGGTTTGATATCTACACGGGCACGCCAGCGTAA
- the uspA gene encoding universal stress protein UspA — protein MAYKHILIAVDLSPESKVLVDKAVSMARPYNAKISLIHVDVNYSDLYTGLIDVNLGDVQKRISEETHHALTELSTNAGYPITETLSGSGDLGQVLVDAIKKYDVDLVVCGHHQDFWSKLMSSARQLINTVHIDMLIVPLRDDEEA, from the coding sequence ATGGCTTATAAACATATTCTTATCGCGGTCGATCTGTCCCCTGAAAGCAAGGTACTGGTAGATAAAGCGGTATCCATGGCGCGTCCCTACAACGCGAAAATTTCTCTGATTCATGTCGATGTGAATTATTCCGATCTTTACACCGGGTTGATCGACGTAAACCTGGGCGACGTGCAGAAACGTATCTCGGAAGAGACGCACCACGCGCTGACCGAGCTTTCCACCAACGCGGGCTATCCGATTACCGAAACCCTGAGCGGCAGCGGCGATCTGGGCCAGGTGCTGGTTGACGCCATCAAGAAATACGATGTGGATCTGGTCGTGTGCGGTCATCATCAGGATTTCTGGAGCAAGCTGATGTCTTCCGCCCGCCAGCTCATTAACACCGTTCACATCGATATGCTGATCGTCCCGCTGCGCGACGACGAAGAGGCGTAA
- the uspB gene encoding universal stress protein UspB has protein sequence MISTVALFWALFLVCVINMARYFSSLRALLVVLRGCDPLLYQYVDGGGFFTAHGQPSKQIRLVWYIYWQRYLDHHDDEFIRRCERVRRQFILTSALCGLVIISLIGLMIWH, from the coding sequence ATGATCAGCACCGTCGCGCTGTTTTGGGCCTTATTCTTGGTTTGCGTTATTAACATGGCGCGTTATTTCTCATCCTTACGCGCGCTGCTGGTGGTGCTCAGAGGATGCGATCCGCTGCTTTATCAGTATGTGGATGGCGGCGGCTTTTTTACCGCGCATGGCCAGCCCAGCAAGCAGATTCGCCTTGTGTGGTATATCTACTGGCAACGTTATCTCGATCATCATGACGACGAATTTATTCGCCGCTGCGAACGCGTACGCCGCCAGTTTATTCTGACCAGCGCTTTATGCGGCCTGGTGATTATCAGTCTTATCGGCCTGATGATTTGGCATTAA